The Pectobacterium sp. A5351 genome contains the following window.
TACATCCGCACCGCCCGCGCTAAAGGGCTGAGCCGTCTGCGTGTGATTGTTGTGCACGCGTTGCGTAATGCGATGCTGCCGGTGGTAACAGTCATTGGTTTGCAGGTCGGCACCATGCTGGCCGGGGCGATCCTGACGGAAACCATTTTCTCCTGGCCGGGGCTGGGACGGTGGTTGATCGATGCATTACAGCGTCGTGACTATCCGGTGGTTCAGGGCGGCGTACTGCTGGTGGCAACCATGATCATTCTGGTGAACCTGCTGGTGGATGTGCTCTACGGCGTGGTTAACCCACGCATCCGTCACAAGAAATAAGGGGAAGGCTAAGATGACACACGTCACTGAACCTGTTGTAAATAGCGCACCGAAGCCGATGACCCCGCTACAGGAATTCTGGCACTATTTTAAACGTAACAAAGGGGCGGTCGTTGGCATGGTGTATGTCGTGCTGATGCTGATTATCGCCATTGGCGCCAACGTGTTGGCACCACATGCCCCTGCCGAGCAGTTCCGCGATGCGCTGCTTCGTCCGCCGGTCTGGCAAGAGGGCGGGAGCTGGCAGTTCATTCTGGGCACCGATGATGTCGGGCGTGATGTCCTGTCCCGCCTGATGTATGGCGCACGCCTGTCGCTGCTGGTCGGCTGTCTGGTCGTCGCCCTGTCGCTGGTGCTGGGGGTGATCTTCGGTCTGCTGGCCGGGTATTTCGGCGGTGTGGTCGATGCGCTCATCATGCGTATCGTCGATATCATGCTGGCGCTGCCAAGCCTGCTGCTGGCGCTGGTGCTGGTGGCCGTCTTCGGGCCTTCGATTGTGAATGCCTCGCTGGCGCTGACCTTCGTGGCATTGCCGCACTACGTCCGTTTAACCCGCGCGGCGGTGCTGGTGGAAGTCAATCGCGATTACGTCACGGCCTCACGCGTGGCGGGAGCCAGTTCGGCGCGTCAGATGTTCGTTAACATTCTTCCGAACTGCCTGGCACCGCTGATTGTGCAGGCTTCTCTCGGCTTTTCTAATGCCATTCTCGATATGGCTGCTTTGGGTTTCCTCGGTATGGGCGCACAGCCGCCAACGCCAGAGTGGGGCACCATGCTGTCGGACGTTTTGCAGTTTGCGCAAAGCGCCTGGTGGGTGGTGACGTTCCCCGGTCTGGCAATCTTACTGACGGTATTGGCGTTTAACCTGATGGGGGACGGTTTGCGTGACGCTCTCGACCCCAAACTCAAGCAGTAGTAGAGGTAGAGAGATGGCGTTGCTCAATGTAGATAAACTGTCGGTTCACTTTGGTGATGAGGATCTGCCGTTTCGTGCGGTCGATCGTATCAGCTACCAGGTTGAACAAGGTCAGGTCGTCGGTATCGTCGGGGAATCCGGCTCCGGTAAGTCCGTCAGCTCGCTGGCGATTATGGGGCTGATTGATTACCCCGGCAAAGTGATGGCCGACAAGCTGGAGTTTAACCAGCGTGATTTAACAAAAATTTCTGAGAAAGAACGGCGTAATCTGGTGGGTTCTGAAGTCGCGATGATTTTCCAGGACCCGATGACCAGCCTGAACCCGTGCTACACCGTGGGCTACCAGATCATGGAAGCCATCAAGGTGCATCAGGGCGGTAACCGTAAAACCCGTCGTCAGCGTGCAATTGATCTACTGACGCTGGTCGGGATTCCCGATCCGGCTTCGCGCCTCGATGTCTATCCGCACCAGCTTTCCGGCGGGATGAGTCAGCGCGTGATGATTGCGATGGCGATTGCCTGTCGGCCGAAGCTGCTGATTGCCGATGAACCCACCACCGCACTCGACGTGACCATTCAGGCGCAGATCATTGAATTGCTGCTTGAATTGCAGCAGCGCGAGAACATGGCGCTGATCCTGATCACGCACGATTTGGCGCTGGTGGCCGAAGCGGCACATCACATCATCGTGATGTATGCCGGGCAGGTCGTGGAATCAGGTAAAGCGGCGGACATTTTCAGTGCGCCCCGCCATCCGTATACCCAGGCGCTGCTGCGTGCGCTGCCAGAGTTTGCGGCGGACAAATCCCGGTTGGCATCGTTGCCGGGCGTGGTGCCGGGCAAATACGATCGCCCGAACGGCTGTCTGTTAAACCCACGCTGCCCTTATGCACAGGCGCGTTGTCGTCAGGAAGAACCTGAACTGCGCGATATTCCTGGTCGTCAGGTGAAATGTCATACACCGCTGGATGATGCGGGGAGACCGACCCTATGAGTGAATTGAATGCCACATCGCAGCCGTATTTGCTGCATGCGATTGATTTGAAAAAACACTACCCGGTGAAGAAAGGCTTTTTTGCGCCAGAACGGATGGTGAAGGCGCTGGACGGTGTTTCCTTTACGCTGGAGCGCGGTAAAACGCTGGCGGTGGTGGGAGAGTCTGGCTGTGGGAAATCCACACTGGGTCGTCTGCTGACGATGATCGAAACTCCGTCTGATGGTGAGCTTTACTATCAGGGGCAGGATCTGCTGAAGCCCGATCCGCAAGCGCAGAAACTGCGTCGTCAGAAGATCCAGATCGTGTTCCAGAATCCTTATGGATCGCTGAACCCGCGTAAGAAAGTTGGGCAGATCCTCGAAGAACCGCTTCTGATCAACACGGAACTGTCAAAAGCCGAACGCCGTGAAAAAGCGCTGGCGATGATGGCGAAAGTCGGGCTGAAAACGGAACATTATGACCGCTATCCGCATATGTTCTCCGGTGGCCAGCGTCAGCGTATCGCTATCGCCCGTGGGTTAATGCTGGACCCAGACGTGGTGATTGCCGATGAACCGGTGTCGGCGCTGGACGTATCGGTGCGCGCGCAGGTATTGAACCTGATGATGGATTTACAGCAGGACT
Protein-coding sequences here:
- the dppD gene encoding dipeptide ABC transporter ATP-binding protein, with product MALLNVDKLSVHFGDEDLPFRAVDRISYQVEQGQVVGIVGESGSGKSVSSLAIMGLIDYPGKVMADKLEFNQRDLTKISEKERRNLVGSEVAMIFQDPMTSLNPCYTVGYQIMEAIKVHQGGNRKTRRQRAIDLLTLVGIPDPASRLDVYPHQLSGGMSQRVMIAMAIACRPKLLIADEPTTALDVTIQAQIIELLLELQQRENMALILITHDLALVAEAAHHIIVMYAGQVVESGKAADIFSAPRHPYTQALLRALPEFAADKSRLASLPGVVPGKYDRPNGCLLNPRCPYAQARCRQEEPELRDIPGRQVKCHTPLDDAGRPTL
- the dppF gene encoding dipeptide ABC transporter ATP-binding subunit DppF — translated: MSELNATSQPYLLHAIDLKKHYPVKKGFFAPERMVKALDGVSFTLERGKTLAVVGESGCGKSTLGRLLTMIETPSDGELYYQGQDLLKPDPQAQKLRRQKIQIVFQNPYGSLNPRKKVGQILEEPLLINTELSKAERREKALAMMAKVGLKTEHYDRYPHMFSGGQRQRIAIARGLMLDPDVVIADEPVSALDVSVRAQVLNLMMDLQQDLGLSYVFISHDLSVVEHIADEVMVMYLGRCVEKGSKDAIFNNPRHPYTQALLSATPRLNPDLRRERIKLTGELPSPLNPPPGCAFNARCQRCFSTCTQFQPQLKTYGEQQVACFAVDQDEQGTAVA
- the dppC gene encoding dipeptide ABC transporter permease DppC, translated to MTHVTEPVVNSAPKPMTPLQEFWHYFKRNKGAVVGMVYVVLMLIIAIGANVLAPHAPAEQFRDALLRPPVWQEGGSWQFILGTDDVGRDVLSRLMYGARLSLLVGCLVVALSLVLGVIFGLLAGYFGGVVDALIMRIVDIMLALPSLLLALVLVAVFGPSIVNASLALTFVALPHYVRLTRAAVLVEVNRDYVTASRVAGASSARQMFVNILPNCLAPLIVQASLGFSNAILDMAALGFLGMGAQPPTPEWGTMLSDVLQFAQSAWWVVTFPGLAILLTVLAFNLMGDGLRDALDPKLKQ